The Haliotis asinina isolate JCU_RB_2024 chromosome 2, JCU_Hal_asi_v2, whole genome shotgun sequence genomic interval tgtgcatctttcatcaacggcgagggaattccacgttttttcacccagttaagtctctgtaattcctgcctaactgtttcattgcatacctgaggacttcctctgctaatcatttcatttctgatgttctcaacacttttcaatttgcccctactcacaatgtgcccaagtcttcggcgatccacaacactgaatttcctaggccgacctgcccctgctttgtgctctatcccggttcctgtttgaatattcttcaaagttctgtatactgtagacagaggaataccatgtctacaagctaacactttagtatcagcctcacccctttcaaaatcatctagaatgagctttcttttctctcttgctgtaaattctaccatgtcaacacaggaagccgtctgctcagacaagggagataactcttgacgtaatgagctgccttctaagccttcaagagttgtctcccttatttagtatgtttagtgcatagtgaaagccctttttccattCTTAGCATcgttagaaaaaaaacaaagattttctcaataatttctgggaacactgtacaaaTGGGTAAAGCATTTTTAAGTGTTCTATGAACTTAATGGCTTCTCTAAAAGGATCATCACGTTCGTTTGATTCGGCGCATGGGGCGACTGGTGCATATCTGAGTGTTGCCTTAAATGAGGATGAAGTCGATATAGGCTAAGTTAGAAGTTGAACTAGCGGTTTCTTTTTCTTGTCTTTTGAGTGATACAAGATTAAGATGATATCTGTTCattgtgttgttttgtattCGTGAAACATAAGAACATTTGTTTTCGACTACACATGGAAGTTTTAATACTCTGTGTTTTATTCAAGCCACGCCCTTCACGTCCTGTGGTGCAGATGGACCCACCAGCACCTTCAGTGAGGGCCAAGATCCGCCCTTCTGCTCTCCGCAGAGAGTCAGCGTTTATCTCCCCTTGGGTGTCTGATGACCGGCGCGCTGTCACATACATGTTGCACCCGTCTCTGGAGGAAACTCGTCTGCTCCGCACACTGTTCCACAGAAAGGCCACTAACGCCACGATCCACAAAGCACTGGGTGACCTGAGAAGACTGAAAGGCCAGTTACATGACATGTGCGGCATGGCATCAGCAGACGATATCCGCTGTCTGCTAACATCAACTGATGGGACGTCCTCCACTTCATCCAGTTCTTCTTCGCTCTCTGACACGCCCCTTCATCGCTGCCTGGCGAAAACAAGTGTCAGGGTTGGGTATGGGTACCCCACACCTTGTGCCAGGGACAAGGGGGCTACGGGAGACGCTGGTTTCAGATACGTGTACCCTGGCGACACTGACAGTGGCTTGGAGACGAGCTCCATCAgctgcagcagtagcagcagcggcagcTTCTGCCTTCACCTCAGATCATCGCCTACCGCAACGATTCAGTATCGTCGCTTGTATCCACGCCGGCGGTCCAGCGTCAGGAAATTCATCAGCAGGATTGGCCAGTTCTTCCGCACACGCCGTTTTTCCGTCAGCCGTGATGTTAACGTCACATGCTAGATGTACAACTACGCTGAACTGCCTCGTAACATCTTTGGCCAAAAAATGACTTTTCGGAAATGGATCATAGTAAAAATTAGGTAATTATTGAGCATTCCACGTTTCTATTGAGATTGGCccacattcatgtttatgtatttCTATTTACATTATCCAACACGTGTTTACAACGTTTTATAAGGGAAATGTATTTAAGATATATTTTTTGCTATCAGAGGTTATACATAACATTATTATACATGTTTACATGACTATGTTGTAAAATGCGCTATGATATTATCACATGGCTGATAACTGTTGTACAACATAGTCATATATTACTATATTATATAACCATGATCGTTGTGCTTTCAAGTATAGGAGAATTTGTGTTCTCTAATAAATTAACTTTCGCAATAGACAGTTTTTGTTGTACTTTGGGACAGGTGTTGTGCGACAGATACTACTCAAGCAGTGGTAACGATTCACGACTgcgctctgtaaataactgaatttcatccgcacaatccagtgattggcatcatgagTACTGATCTAGATACGATGACACTCCCCAAATGTTGCTCAGCGCCGTCCGGGTAACTTGCATGTCATCATAAAATCTGCGCAAATGAGCCACGAACCAATTTCGTCTCATCATACGACAAACACTGGTTGTTGGTGACCTATTCTCACCTCGATTTCCCATGTGACTAACAAGATTGATATCTTCCGTGATTTCAGCTTTCTGTATAACCTACCTAACCGGAACCCATAAAGTCGTAGGTGGCTACCTGGCTCGCCTACATCGTTGACTGGATTGTATCATGGTTCTTTGGAACAATGTTCaggatatcaatcacttgatcgTCTTTTCAAGATGTCATTACTTGAAGATCGCCGGAATAAAGCTTGCACGTATGCTAAGTGAGTCATAAAGCACTCAAGCATGTgacaaaatgatattaaaacgACAAAGTGAAAGCTAAACGTTActgaattatttcaaatttctgtAAAGAATCTAAATTCATTCACAAAAAAGATGGAACTCGTCAGTCAGATGGTTACTCGTAGCTATGAAAAACAACTCTTCAGCTGCACCCGTCTTCTGTAACTACACAGTAAACATATTGCAAACAACCTTCCTGTCTGTTTATTATCAGCGAAGTTTCAGTTGAAATGTTAGTTTCCAAAGCAACAAAGAACATAGCTTCCAGTCAAAAATATGCATGTGCTTTCGACAAAACCTAACGTTTTGACAGCCCCGGTCTGTTCAGATACATGATGGTACATATAGCACTAGCAATATGGCGTTTCCTTTGTTTCCCCATCTCCGTCAGACAATTTCCAACCAAAGTCTATTCTAGTCGCCCCCACCGTAAATTGTTGGTTGTCACGGTAGTGCTCCCTCCCACACGGAACTGCTGACGTCTCTGCACGGCGCACCAGGAGGCGATCCCTGCCAATtcagtggtggttgtggttgctGAGGAATGGATGTGGGCACCGGAAGAGGGGCATTCGTCGGATCTATGAACCGAGACCCTGGAGGCATGTAATCACGATTCAAAACGGGCAATACTTGCCCAGCCATTGATCTGTGAGCAGGTTGGTAAGGGTCCTGCCCATAAAGCTGTTGCCCTTTGGAGTGTTTGTAACCAAGCGTACTGACGTTGTACTCCGGCCCTGGACCTGAAGCGTAATCAAAGTCTCCATAGGTTGGCACCGAGGCAGGATACCCATGTGTCAGCTGTACTTGCTCTGCCTGAGGTCCTGCGACAGTCACAACTCCCACGTTCCTGGAACTGATTTCAGGAGTATCTGCAGAAGATCCTTGTGGAGGGGGGCGCCCTTCGCACTTGTGCTTCTGTCTTGTCACAAAGGCTCTGAAGCCTCTGCCACACACCTTACAGTTGAAGGGGGTCTCACGAGTATGTACAAAAGTATGTAGCTTTAGTTTCTTTTTGTTAACGAAACTTTTCCCACAGAGATCACACAGAAATGGCTTCTTGCCCGTGTGGGACATTTGATGCTCGCGGAGGATATAGGGTTGTTTGAAGCTCTTTCCACATATCTCACAGACATGGGGCCTCTCGTTTGTATGAGACAGCATGTGGACCTTCAGCGATCCTGACAGGACGTAGCTCTGACCACACACATCACAGCGGAATGGTTTCTCACCTGTGTGGAGAAGTCTGTGTGTCTTACAACCATAGTAGCTGACAAACTTCTGAAGGCAGATGTCACAACGATGTCTCTTCTTCTTCCCGACCTCGGAGGACTTTGTGGGATCATCATCTGTGGAAGGGTCAGCTGTGTCACAAGAACCTGCAGAGCCTTTCTTCAGGTCATTCTTGTGTGTCTTGATGTGTTCTCTTAAAACCTTGACTCCTGGCCAGGCCTCATGACAGATATGGCAGTTCAGGAGCTGATCTGTCTGATGGATGCGCATATGTGACTGTAGACTGGACACAAAGTGGAACGTCTTGTGACAGATGTTACATTTCACAGGCAGCCTCTccttttgttttctgttcacTGGATCTTTAGAGCATCCATGTCTCTTCTTGGACTTGTACTCTTCCTCTGTCATCGTCAGCTGACCACCCCTGTGTTTCTGGATATGCACCATCACATCATCACAGTCTGTCAGCTGCATCCCACACTCGGCGCAGTCCAGACATTCTTCTTCTGCATGACCGTCAACATGAGCCTTCAGAGTCACCATATCTGTAACCTGCTTTGGACACACGACACATTTATAAATGACATCATTCTCATGAACTCGCATATGTGTCCTCAAACTAGACCTGAGATCAAAAGACTCTCCACATATGTTACACACGATGACCTTCTCAACAGCATGATCCCGATGGTGTGCCTGTAGGTGTTTCAACTTGAAGAACTCCTGACCACAGATGTTACACGGATGACCCTTCTTACCCAGATGAACCATGCTGACATGACCTTTCAGAAGGCTTCTCGTGGGAAAGCTCTGGCCACAGACTTCACACCTCCTGGGTTCATCTCCTTCGTGCTGTTTCACATGACGATCATGGTCCATCTTACAGGAGAACTTCACCTTGCAGATGCTGCACTGGATGCCAGCCTGTTGGGCATGAGTCACCATATGGACTGCAAGATGTGTCGCCTCAAAGTATATCTTTGAACATTTATCACATTCATACTGGGCTTCATATGTGTGCTTCTTCATATGCTCCTTGAACTCTGCAGATCGGACACATATTTTTTCACATCGAAAGCACTGGTTTGTCAGGAGACCCTCATGGGATTCCTTATGCTGGTCATAGGCTGCCTTGGTAACAAATGGTCTATCACATATTCCACATTCAAATATCTCGGCCAAGGCATGTTTCTCTAAGTGGACAGACAGGGATGTTATATGCTTAAACGTCTTTTTACAAACTTCACAGGATAGTTTCACATTTGTATCTGACCTATTCTTTTGGGACTCAGAACGTGGGGATATTGATTTCATTGTCCTCCTTGGTAGTTTACCACCATGATGCTTAGCCCGGTGCAGAATTAAACCACTTTCAAAGTTGAAACCTTTTCCACAGTCAGTACATACAAAGTTAGTTTTCTGTCTAGGGTGAGCTTCTGTAAGGTGGTCCTTGAAGTTCTTCTCTTCGATGTTCACACCACACTGGTTACACCGCACCTTATGGCATCTGCGCCTCAGGACTCTGTCTGATACAGACCTGTCTTGCGGCCTGTCCTCATTAGGTTTCCACAATTGAACACCAAGATTGTCAATCATGGTGTCTTCATCACCCGACATGTCTGCGTCCTCGTGGTCCGCAGCTCTTCCGAGAGCTCGGTCTTCAGGAATACCCGTGGCTCTTCCTCCGGACATGTCAGATTTTTTAACACGCTCTGGTTGTATTCTGTTGTGTTCGTTTTCTTGATGCTCAACATCCGTCGATATTCGGGAATGGTGTGTAGCACAGTCCTTGTCATTGCCTGAGTCGGGGGAAGACTGCTCTTGGTTCAGTACCACTGCCCAAGGGGAACATGGCACTGATTGTGAAACAACTGGACTACCCTGCTCTGCACACGTCTCCATAGCTCTACGTTAATGCTTGGTTAGTCTGCAGGAGTAATTGTTTATATGTATGACAACTCCATCTTAATCATCTCCATTGAGTAAGATATTCTCTGTCCTGTTTTCGTATGGAATACAATGCAGTGACATCTGACATTTCAAGGAACTTGTGACACTTTTTGGAGGAATTAATGCCTGAAAAAGAACGAACCCGTCAACAGAACCATgagaacgagaaacatttgttgCTTTTACGTTTGCTTAAAACACTCATCGGCCACACTCtactacatggcggcggtctgaaaataattgagtcggaaccagacaaaccattgatcaacagcatgagcatcgatggacgcaaatgggataagatgacattgCCAACCACGCCAGAAAGTCAAATGAGGCAAGTGTACCAGACAAATACCCCGTTTATATCTCCCTTCTCCAAGTTCTACTCTATCACATGAAAAAACGACAGTGAATTTAAAACACGCATTAAGAAAAGGGGGCATAACAAAATATCATTGTATCTCGAGGAGTATTTCCTGATGATACCGACAACATATTTCCGAGATGTTTTAATCACGAGGCACCAAACTCTTCGAACATAAAGATTATCACAGATGGTAGGAAGTTATGTTTGTTGctcttggcaatattcaagccatatggcgGTAATCTGCtaataatcacgtctggaccagacagtcccgTGATCAgccgcatgagcatcgatctacgcatttggggtACGACGGTATGAGCCAGCCAGATCAGAGAGC includes:
- the LOC137273132 gene encoding uncharacterized protein, which produces MKEPLVAWKDMRGYCALQAISDDKLKPPYPPRPSRPVVQMDPPAPSVRAKIRPSALRRESAFISPWVSDDRRAVTYMLHPSLEETRLLRTLFHRKATNATIHKALGDLRRLKGQLHDMCGMASADDIRCLLTSTDGTSSTSSSSSSLSDTPLHRCLAKTSVRVGYGYPTPCARDKGATGDAGFRYVYPGDTDSGLETSSISCSSSSSGSFCLHLRSSPTATIQYRRLYPRRRSSVRKFISRIGQFFRTRRFSVSRDVNVTC
- the LOC137273125 gene encoding zinc finger protein 234-like yields the protein METCAEQGSPVVSQSVPCSPWAVVLNQEQSSPDSGNDKDCATHHSRISTDVEHQENEHNRIQPERVKKSDMSGGRATGIPEDRALGRAADHEDADMSGDEDTMIDNLGVQLWKPNEDRPQDRSVSDRVLRRRCHKVRCNQCGVNIEEKNFKDHLTEAHPRQKTNFVCTDCGKGFNFESGLILHRAKHHGGKLPRRTMKSISPRSESQKNRSDTNVKLSCEVCKKTFKHITSLSVHLEKHALAEIFECGICDRPFVTKAAYDQHKESHEGLLTNQCFRCEKICVRSAEFKEHMKKHTYEAQYECDKCSKIYFEATHLAVHMVTHAQQAGIQCSICKVKFSCKMDHDRHVKQHEGDEPRRCEVCGQSFPTRSLLKGHVSMVHLGKKGHPCNICGQEFFKLKHLQAHHRDHAVEKVIVCNICGESFDLRSSLRTHMRVHENDVIYKCVVCPKQVTDMVTLKAHVDGHAEEECLDCAECGMQLTDCDDVMVHIQKHRGGQLTMTEEEYKSKKRHGCSKDPVNRKQKERLPVKCNICHKTFHFVSSLQSHMRIHQTDQLLNCHICHEAWPGVKVLREHIKTHKNDLKKGSAGSCDTADPSTDDDPTKSSEVGKKKRHRCDICLQKFVSYYGCKTHRLLHTGEKPFRCDVCGQSYVLSGSLKVHMLSHTNERPHVCEICGKSFKQPYILREHQMSHTGKKPFLCDLCGKSFVNKKKLKLHTFVHTRETPFNCKVCGRGFRAFVTRQKHKCEGRPPPQGSSADTPEISSRNVGVVTVAGPQAEQVQLTHGYPASVPTYGDFDYASGPGPEYNVSTLGYKHSKGQQLYGQDPYQPAHRSMAGQVLPVLNRDYMPPGSRFIDPTNAPLPVPTSIPQQPQPPLNWQGSPPGAPCRDVSSSVWEGALP